Proteins encoded within one genomic window of Aspergillus nidulans FGSC A4 chromosome VII:
- a CDS encoding uncharacterized protein (transcript_id=CADANIAT00007802), which produces MSIPTRALGRNGPEVSSVGLGLMSIGGIYGAAPSDEDRLALLDRAHAIGQWFWDTADVYFDSEDIVGIWRAKNPIKAKDIFLASKFGITMRKDGSQTVDTSPEYARIALKRSLERLQTGTIDLYYAHRVDGKTPIEKTVEAMAQFKKSSRLPLVFSRTNTNYREGKIRFLGLSEVSADTLRRAHAVHPITAVQVEYSPFTLDIEDPRVALLETCRELGVAVVAYSPVGRGLLTGRYVTRESITKDFFLSVLPRYSEENFPAIQRLYESIKDVAEKKGVTPTQATLAWLLAREPFVIPIPGTRSIKYLVENTASAQIQLTDDENRRITEAANATKLVGARYPAGFPENYEFGTTPEL; this is translated from the exons ATGTCTATTCCTACCAGAGCCCTCGGTCGCAATGGCCCTGAAGTCTCCTCCGTGGGCCTTGGCCTCATGAGCATTGGTGGCATCTACGGCGCAGCTCCCAGCGACGAGGACCGGTTGGCACTCTTGGACCGCGCCCACGCCATTGGGCAGTGGTTCTGGGATACGGCAGACGTCTATTTCGACAGCGAAGATATCGTCGGCATTTGGCGAGCAAAGAACCCTATAAAGGCAAAAGATATCTTTCTCGCATCCAAGTTCGGCATCACGATGCGTAAGGACGGCAGTCAAACTGTCGATACCTCCCCCGAATATGCCAGAATCGCACTGAAAAGGAGTCTGGAGAGGCTCCAAACTGGAACCATCGATCTGTACTATGCTCATCGTGTTGACGGCAAAACACCCATTGAGAAGACGGTCGAGGCTATGGCCCAGTTCAAGAAGTCAAGTCGTCTGCCTCTCGTCTTTTCCCGAACTAACACGAATTATAGGGAAGGCAAGATCCGATTTCTCGGCCTCAGTGAGGTGTCTGCCGACACTCTTCGCCGTGCTCATGCTGTCCACCCCATCACTGCCGTCCAGGTCGAGTATAGCCCATTTACATTGGACATCGAGGATCCCCGTGTCGCTCTGCTTGAGACATGTCGTGAGCTTGGCGTAGCCGTTGTCGCCTACAGCCCCGTTGGTCGTGGACTGTTGACGGGTAGATACGTCACGCGCGAGAGCATTACCAAGgacttcttcctcagtgTCTTGCCTCGTTACTCCGAAGAAAACTTCCCCGCCATCCAGAGGCTCTACGAATCCATCAAAGACGTTgctgagaagaaaggagTCACACCGACACAGGCAACCCTCGCCTGGCTGCTTGCCCGGGAGCCTTTTGTTATTCCAATTCCAGGCACGCGGTCGATCAAGTACTTAGTAGAGAACACGGCGAGTGCCCAGATACAACTCACGGATGACGAGAACCGGCGTATCACCGAAGCCGCAAATGCAACCAAATTAGTAGGAGCCAGATATCCAGCTGG GTTTCCAGAAAACTACGAATTTGGAACCACTCCTGAGCTGTGA